The segment GTTTTGATGGCGTTATTGGCGGGGGGGGCTTTGGCGGGATCCGGTGCGGTTATGCAGGGCGCGTTGCGGAACCCGCTGGCGGATCCTTACATATTAGGCACTTCGGCGGGCGCGGCGGTGGGTTTTATGCTGGCGGCGCTGGCGGGACTGACGAACGGTTCGCCGCTGTTTTATCTGGTTACCGGGCTGGGCGCGTTTTTTGCCACTGCGGCCAGTTATTTCCTGGCGCGGGTGAAAGGCCGCGCGCCGGGCGTTAATCTTCTGCTGGCCGGGGTGATTGTAAACAGTTTTCTGGGCGCGGTGATACTGCTGCTCTTTACCGTTTTGCGCAACGAAGGTTTTTCGGTTCTGATATTCATGATGGGCAGCGTGACCGAAGGCAACGGGCCGTTGTGGGTGTATGCGGGTCTGCTGTTTGTTCTGGGCGCGGTTGCCGGGTATCTGCCCGCGCGCGCGATAGACACGCTCGCCCTGGGCGAGGACAAGGCTTTTGCGCTGGGCGTTAATCCTGAAAAACTGAAACTGCTGATGTTCGGGTCGGCCGCGCTTATGACCGCGGCGGCGGTCGCCGTAAGCGGAGTGATCGGGTTTGCGGGGCTGATTGTTCCGCATGCGATGCGGATTTTCATGGGGCCGGGGCATAAAAAACTGTTTCCGGCATCGGTTTTGTGCGGAGCGGCGTTTCTGGCGGCGATGGACGCAATCGCCCGCAGCGTCGCCGCGCCGGCTGAAATACCTGTTGGTATTCTGACTGCGCTTTGCGGCGCGCCTTTTTTCCTTTATGTGATGCGGAAACAGTGCGGGGAGTACCGGTTCTGATGGGAATACTGCGCGCCAGGAATCTGTGTTTTGCCTACAGCGCGGTTCCGGTGCTGAAAAATGTCAGTTTCCGGCTTGAAAAAGGCGCGTTTCTGGCGGTTACCGGTCCGAACGGGTCGGGCAAAAGCACGCTGCTTAAACTGTTGGCGGGCCTGCTCGCGCCGCAAAGCGGAGAAGCGCTGTTGAAAGGAACACCGGTTGCCGCATACAGTCCGCGCGCCCGGGCCAGTATCGCCGCGCTGGTACCGGCTTCCATGCAGATGCCTTTTGATTTTACCGTGTATGAAACGGTTTTCATGGGTCGCGCCCCTAAAATGGGATGGTGGGGCGGCGCGCGTGAAAGCGACAGCCGGGCTGTTGAATCCGCTATTTTGCAACTGGGGCTTGCCAGCCTGCGGAACCGGGCGGTCAATTCACTTTCCAGCGGCGAACAGCAGAAAGTTTTTATTGCGCAGGCGCTGGCTCAGGAGCCGGAAATTCTGTTTCTTGACGAACCCACTTCGCACCTGGACATCACCTGCCAGACGGGCGTTTTTGAGCTGCTGGAAAGTCTTTCGGAAAGCGGGGTCGCCATTGTGGCGGTAACCCATGATATCGCGCTGGCCGCCAGATACTGCAATGAAATTCTGCTGCTTAAGGACGGGTCTGTTTACGCGCAGGGCAGTCCCGCGGCGGTTATAACCGAAACCGCTTTAACTGATGTTTACGGAATTCGCGCCGAACTGCGCCATGCCAAAGCCGGTATTTCCATTGATATTATAGGTACTTCCGATGGTGTTTTCGCGGATTAATCCGTATCTTTTGATAGCCAGCTCTTCTTTGACGACCGTAAAGCCTGCCTAAAAAGCATTATTGACGAACCTGGAAATTTCTGTTATACTTACCGGTAGGTAATATAAGGTTAATGGCAGGAAAAAAATGTCTTCAGCGGAAGAAAATTTAAAACCACGCGAGATACGCGAGAAACTGCTCCATGCGGCTTTTGAGCTGATAGCGGAGAAAGGCATTGACGCAGTATCCGTGCGGGAAATTGTGGAACGGGTGAATGTTTCCAAACCCGTGCTGTACTACTATTTTAAGGATAAGGAAGACCTTTGCGCCCAGCTGTTTGCCGAAGTGAAAATTCATGTTGATGAACTGTACGCCGAGCGCAAGGCATCGGGCCTCAGCCTGCGGGAAATCATAGAAGGCAAGTTCCGCCATGAAATTGAGGATATGCGCAGAACTCCTCAAATCTCCAAGCTGATTATACGCACCATAGGCAATGATAACAGGGACCGGCTTGGCCAGCTGCTCTGCGATATCCAAAACACCGGGCGGAACATGATGCTCAAGATTCTGGGCGAGGCGGAAGCCAACGGCGAGATCCGCAAAGGCAGTGCGCAGACGATCGAGTTTATGGTGCACGCCGTATCGTTGAACCTGCTTTTCATGTCTTCGCACGGGAAAATGAGCGATATCCCCGGCGATTTTCCCGAACGCATGACCCAGCTGATTTTGAATGGAGTGCAGCCTTGATTATGAAACCCATACACGCATTGTCGGTTTTGCTGTTATTTGTTCCCGCCATTACAGCGAAGGATTTGCCTGTGCAGGATATTAGTATTGAACAGGCCGTTGTTCTGGCGCTTGAAAACAACACCTCGGTTGTTGACGCGCAGTACACGAGCGATATTTACGAGGCGCAGATCAGGGAATACAAATCCTATGCCTATCCGTCGGTAACGCTGAGCGCCGGGTATACCCGCAATCTGAAAAAATCAGCTTTTTTCATGGCGGGCCAGAAGATTTACACTTCGAACGACAATGCCTATTCCGGCAACATTCAGCTGGACCAGATCGTCTGGGGCGGCGGCAAGGTCAGGGCGGCGATAAAGATGTCGGAAATCCTGTCGGAACAGGGGCAGACCAATACCGAGATTTTAAGGCGCCAGGTGGCGCGGAGCGTGCGGCAGATCTGCTACAACATCATGGCGGCGTCCGCCACGGTGGAAATAGAAAGCGAGGCTTACACGCTGGCCAATCTGCATCTTGATGAAATGCGCGAGAAATTCGACAAAGGGCTTGTAGGCGATATAGAAGTCACCCGGCAGGAAGTGGAGGTTTCCAACAAGGTTCCTGCTGTCATTGAGGCCGAAAACCTCGTGGAAACAGGGCTGTTGAGCCTTAACACCCTGCTCGGGCGCGACCCGCAGAACCCTATCAATATAACCGACACCATAACGAAAACCCTTGCGCCGGAACCGGAACTGGACGAACTTTACGCGCTTGCGCTGCAGAACCGGACCGAGCTGAAAGCGTCGAAGCTGGCGATCGAAATGGCGAAAGCCCAGATGAAACTGAAAAAAGGCGGTTTTTATCCGGACATCTATGCTTTCATGCTGAGCGGCTACAGTGCCAGCACAGACAAGCTTACGCCTGACAGCAACGAGTATAACTTCTCCACCTCAGCGGGATTAAACCTCAGTTATCCGCTGTTTCAGAGCGGCAGGACGGTGGCGCAGGTCAAACAGGCGGATCTGGCCTATCAGCAGAGCATTGAAGATGACGCGAATCTGGTGCGGCAGGTAAAATCCGAAGTGAAGCAGGCGTGGCTGGATTACCGGCAGGCGTTGCGGCGGGTCAATTCGCAGCTCAAATCCACCGAGCAGGCGAGAAAGGTTGTGCATTCTGACAATCTGCGCTATCTGCAGGGGCTGGCAAGCCAGCTGGAGCTTAATGACGCCACTTTGGCGCTTAACAAGGCGCAGCTATACTATGTAACAGCGATGCGCGACGCGTTTGTCGCGCTGGCCCAGATCAAATGGGCGACCGGAGAATAACTATGAAAGCAATTAAAACTAATATACTGGCACTGCTTGCGGGAGTTTCGGTTCTGGCCTGCGCCGGGTGCGGGAACGGAAACGGAAGCTCTCTAAATGATCTGGAAACCAGCGTGTTCACCGTAAAAACCGGCGTGGCTGAACGCAGAACGCTTGAAAACAGCATTATTCTGCCCGGTAACGCCAAAGCCTGGCAGGAAGCGGTGATATTTCCGCGCGCGGCTGGCAAACTGCGCCAGAATCTGCTTTCGGAAGGCGATTCCGTGAAGAAAGACCAGACGATTGCCCTGATCGAGCGCGATGAAGTGGGCGTGGTGCACAAGCCCATGGTGGTGCCGGCCACCATAGACGGGGTGATCGGCATGATCTATCAGGACGTGGGCACCAACGTCAGCATGCAGACTCCGATAGCGAGCGTGGTGAACCAGACTAAAATACGTATGAGCGTCAATATCCCGGAGCGCTATCTCGGCATGGTTTTCAAAGGCCAGCCCGCAAGCATTGAAACGGCGGCTTATCCCGGCAGGGTTTTCAGGGGCAGGATATACAAACTGAGCCCCGTAGTGGACGAGGCGAGCCTGAGCACCGTAGCCGAAATCCTTATAGACAACGGGGCCGGACTGCTTAAAACCGGCATGTTCGGGCATGTCTCCCTGATTTTGAAACGGCATGATGATGCCGTGGCTGTGCCGCTTGACGCGTTGGTGACGGAGGAAGGGCAGAAATATGTGTTTCTTGCCGACAAGGATAACCGCGCGGTGAAAATCGCCGTTACCGCCGGCATAGAAACCAGGGATTACATCGAAATTGTCAAAGGCATCAGGCCCGGCGACAGGATCATAGTGTTCGGGCTGTATGGTTTGCAGAACGGCAGCCGCATAAAAATAGTTTCCTGAGCGGTGTCTGTCTGCTGAGGCGGCTCCATTTCAGTTTATAACGAGTACCGCGGGATCAAATTACTATGAAATTAACCCATTTGTGCATTAAACGTCCGGTGATGACGGTCATGATGATTCTGACCATTGTGGTGCTGGGCATATTTTCTTTTGTCAGGCTAGGCATTGATCTTTATCCGAACGTGGAATTTCCGTTTGTGCTGGTCAATACGGTGCTGGCCGGTTCCGGCCCGGAAGAAATAGAAACCTCGGTGACGAAGATTATCGAGGAGGGCGCCAACACCATTGAAGGCATTGACGAGATGAACTCGTACAGCGCGGAAGGCGTTTCGACCGTGATGATCAAGTTCGACATGGAAAAAAACGTTGACGTGGCCGCTCAGGACGTGCGCGATAAGGTGGCCGGTGTCCAGCGCGATCTGCCCGACGGGTTTGAGCCGCCGGTGATCAGCAAGCTGGAAATGGGCGCGATACCTGTTCTTAATATCGCCGTGTACGGCGACCGGGGGCTGGTTGATCTCACCGAAATCACGCGCAAGAAAATCAAGGAGCAGCTGGAGAATGTGGGCGGAGTGGGTTCCGTGGATATGATCGGCGGGCGCCAGCGCGAAATCCATATAGTGGTGGATCCCGTGCGGCTTTCGGCGCTCAACATCTCGATCAAGGATTTGAAAGAGGCGGTGCAGCAGCAGAATATCGAAATCCCCGGCGGGCGAGTCGAGCAGGAAAGCCGCGATTACACGCTGCGTACGCTGGGCCGCATCAAATCGGTGCGGCAGTTTAATGACATTGTGATCAAAACGGTCAACAGTTCCCCGATCCGCATTTCCGATGTGGCGCGCGTGGAGGACACCGGCGAGTATATGACCGACGCGGCCTATTTCAACGGCCAGCCGTGCGTGAATGTGGAAGTGGTCAAGCAGTCCGGTTCCAACACGGTGGAAGTGGTGAGGCGGGTCAAGGACAAACTGGCCATCATCACGCCGTATCTGCCGGGCGGAGTGCGTTACAGCATCGTGGCGGACCAGAGCGTATACATAAAAGCGTCGGTTTCCGCCGTTGAGGAGCATCTTGTGCTGGGCAGCATTTTTGCGGCGCTGGCCGTGCTTCTGTTTCTGGGCGACTGGCGTTCCACGATCATTTCATCGCTGGCGATACCGACTTCCATTATCGGCACGTTCACCATCCTCGATCTGCTGGGCTTTACCCTTAACAATATCACGCTGCTCGCGCTGACCATCGCCGTGGGCATAGTCATTGACGACGCCATAGTCATGCTTGAAAACATCTACCGGCATATGGACGAATACGGCAAAACGCCGCTTAAAGCCGCGCTGGAAGGCGCCGATGAAATTTCGTTCGCGGTTATCACCATGTCGGCTTCGCTGCTTGTTATTTTCATTCCGCTGGCGTTCATGAGCGGAATCGTGGGCCGGTTCTTCAAAAGCTACGGGCTGACCATCGCCGGCGCGATTGTAATAAGCACTTTCGTGGCGCTTACGCTTACGCCAATGCTGTCGTCGCTGTTCCTGAAAGTGAAACACGGCGCGAAAGGCCGGCTGGAAAAATTCACCGACCATGTAAACGACAGCCTTGCCCGGCCTTATATCGCCGCGCTCGAGTGGGCGCTGGCGAACAGGTGGAAAATGATCCTGCTTTTTATCGGGATATCGCTGTCGGCCCTGCCGATGCTGAAGGGGATCGGCAAGGATTTCGCTCCGCAGGAGGACACTTCCCAGTTCATAGTCAACATCAACGCGCCGGAAGGCACCAGCATCAGAAAGATGCAGAAAATAATGCGGCAGCTGGAAGGCGAGATCAAAACCATGCCGCATATTCTCAATCTGCTGACCACGATAGGCATTTCAAACGGGTTTCAGTCCGCGTCTTCCAACCAGGCCAGCATTACGGTCGAGCTGGTGGATGTGACAAAGCGAAAAGAGGGGATGGCGCAAATCATGTCCGCCGTGCGTAAACTTTTCGGAAAATACAAGGAACTGCGGATGTCGGTCAACGTGGCCGGCGGATTCGGCGGCAATGAAAAACAGATGGAATTCATGATTTCCGGGCCTGATCTGAATAAATTGCGCGAATATGCCGACGCGGTGGCTGCCAGGCTGCGCAAGACGCCGGGTTTTGTGGATGTGGATCTGAGCGTTTCATTCGCCAAACCTGAATATACGGTGGAAATTGACCGTGAGAAGGCGCACGGCCTGAAAGTGAAAATATCCGATATCGCCAACGCGCTGCGCACGATGGTCGGCGGCGAGGAGGATATCACCAAATATAAGGAAGGCGAGGAGCTTTACGAGGTGCGTATCCGCGCGGAGGCGGAGATGCGCAACTCCATTGAAACGATTTCGGCAATGGCGATTCCCACGGAGGACAAAAAACTTGTCCGGCTTGACAGTGTGGCCACCATCAAGCCGGCGTTCGGTCCCACGCAGATCGAGCATACCGCCCGGCTGCGCCGTGTCACCGTGGAATCGAACCTCGAGGGCGTGCCGCTTAACAGGGCTTACGATATTTGCCGGGCGGAGTTTGCGCTGCAGAACGCGCCCAAGGAATATGTCGCCATGCCGCGCGGAAAGGGCAAGGAACTGCAGAAGATGCTCGCCAGTTTCGTGACGGCGTTTGCCATGGCGTTCATCTTTATTTACCTGATTCTGGCGGCCCAGTTCGAGAGTTTTATTTATCCCGTGTCCATCATGTCGGTGCTGCCGCTTACGATACCATTTGCGATTATCACCCTGTTTATTTCCCGCGAGCCGCTGAGCATGTTCAGCATATTGGGCATTTTCATGCTGGTCGGGATCGTGAAGAAAAATTCGATCCTGCAGATTGATTATACCAACACCCTGCGGGCCAAGGGCTATAAACGCTACGACGCCATGCTGTCCGCCAACAAGACCCGCCTGCGGCCCATTCTCATGACCACGCTGACCATTATCGCGGGCATGCTGCCTACCGCGCTGAGCAAGGGCGCGGGCGCGGAAGTGCGCGGCAGCATGGCATGGGTCATTATAGGCGGGCAGGCGCTGTCTTTGTTTGTGACACTGCTTATGGCGCCGGTCATGTATTCGGTAATGGATGATTTCCAGCAGTGGCTTGAGAATAAATTCAACATCAAACTGCGCCGCGACCAGCTGGATTTCGAGTGCGTGGAGCGCGAGTGCGAGCGGGAAGCCCAGAAAATAAAGGATGAGCTGCTTAAGAAATCCCAGCATGTGATGTGATCTGAAATCGTCAGTCCGGGCCGGCAGTTTCTGCGGCGCGGCGGCGGTTTCCCTCCGAAAGACCGGGCGGCTTAGGCCGTCCGGTCTTTTTCCGGAAACATTGCCGCGTGCTTGTTGCGGTGCATCCAAAACGGGTAAACTGAATATATTATGGGACGTTTCGATTTGGTGCCGGACGATTCAAGCGAGCAAATCCATTACCGCAAAACCGGAAAGCGGCTTATGCGGCTTATCTGGTCGCGGCGGCGGGATTTTTTTATAACGGCGGGGTTTCTGCTGGTTACCGCCGCGGCGCAGCTGGCCGGCCCGCTGATCATACGGGCGGCGGTTGATAATTGTATCGTGCATGCCGATTATCCCGGCCTCCTGCGCGCGGTGTTTTGGTTTTGCGCCGTGAGCGCGGCGTATCTGGTATTCAGCTATATCATGACCGTCCGGCTTGAAGCGATGGCTCAGGCCATCATGCTGGAGCTGAAGAGGCGGATGCACAAAAAAATCCTGTCGCTTAAAATCGCCTATTTCGATGCGAATCCGCCGGGCAAGCTGGGCGCGCGCATCCAGTCCGACACGGAGCACCTGCGGCTGTTGTTTACGCAGACCGCGCTTTTGGTGTTTACCGACCTGATCATGACGGCTGTTACTTTGGCGGTAATGTTTTATTACAGCCCGAGGCTTTGCGCGGTGGTGGCCTGCACGCTGCCGGTGATAGTGGGCGTGTCGGCATACTACACGCACAAGGGCGGGCCTTTTATGATACGGGCGCGCAAAACCAATGCGGCCCTGTCCGGCTATATCGCCGAGGTGCTGGGCGGCGCGGCTACCCTGCAGGCGTATTTGCGGACGGGTGCGGCGGCCGCGCGGCATGAGCAGCTGGGCCGGGCCAAGTTTGAACAGGTGTACGCGGGTGACCGGCTGATGAATTTCGGCTGGGGGTTTCTGATGTTTATGCATCCCATGACAATCGCGCTCATTCTGGGGTTCGGAGGGGTGTGGGCACTGCGCGGGCTGGTGTCTTTGGGTGTGCTCACCATGTTCATCATGTATGTCGAGCAGCTGTTCCATCCGCTGCAGATGCTGGGCATGCATATGGCGACAGTGCAGAAATCGTTCGCCGCGGCCCAGCGTATTTTCGAGCTGCTCGACACAAAAGCCGAGGAAACCGACCCGCCCGCGCCGTTTGTTCTGAGTGAATT is part of the Elusimicrobiaceae bacterium genome and harbors:
- a CDS encoding TolC family protein — its product is MKPIHALSVLLLFVPAITAKDLPVQDISIEQAVVLALENNTSVVDAQYTSDIYEAQIREYKSYAYPSVTLSAGYTRNLKKSAFFMAGQKIYTSNDNAYSGNIQLDQIVWGGGKVRAAIKMSEILSEQGQTNTEILRRQVARSVRQICYNIMAASATVEIESEAYTLANLHLDEMREKFDKGLVGDIEVTRQEVEVSNKVPAVIEAENLVETGLLSLNTLLGRDPQNPINITDTITKTLAPEPELDELYALALQNRTELKASKLAIEMAKAQMKLKKGGFYPDIYAFMLSGYSASTDKLTPDSNEYNFSTSAGLNLSYPLFQSGRTVAQVKQADLAYQQSIEDDANLVRQVKSEVKQAWLDYRQALRRVNSQLKSTEQARKVVHSDNLRYLQGLASQLELNDATLALNKAQLYYVTAMRDAFVALAQIKWATGE
- a CDS encoding iron ABC transporter permease, with protein sequence VLMALLAGGALAGSGAVMQGALRNPLADPYILGTSAGAAVGFMLAALAGLTNGSPLFYLVTGLGAFFATAASYFLARVKGRAPGVNLLLAGVIVNSFLGAVILLLFTVLRNEGFSVLIFMMGSVTEGNGPLWVYAGLLFVLGAVAGYLPARAIDTLALGEDKAFALGVNPEKLKLLMFGSAALMTAAAVAVSGVIGFAGLIVPHAMRIFMGPGHKKLFPASVLCGAAFLAAMDAIARSVAAPAEIPVGILTALCGAPFFLYVMRKQCGEYRF
- a CDS encoding ABC transporter ATP-binding protein codes for the protein MGILRARNLCFAYSAVPVLKNVSFRLEKGAFLAVTGPNGSGKSTLLKLLAGLLAPQSGEALLKGTPVAAYSPRARASIAALVPASMQMPFDFTVYETVFMGRAPKMGWWGGARESDSRAVESAILQLGLASLRNRAVNSLSSGEQQKVFIAQALAQEPEILFLDEPTSHLDITCQTGVFELLESLSESGVAIVAVTHDIALAARYCNEILLLKDGSVYAQGSPAAVITETALTDVYGIRAELRHAKAGISIDIIGTSDGVFAD
- a CDS encoding ABC transporter ATP-binding protein; the encoded protein is MGRFDLVPDDSSEQIHYRKTGKRLMRLIWSRRRDFFITAGFLLVTAAAQLAGPLIIRAAVDNCIVHADYPGLLRAVFWFCAVSAAYLVFSYIMTVRLEAMAQAIMLELKRRMHKKILSLKIAYFDANPPGKLGARIQSDTEHLRLLFTQTALLVFTDLIMTAVTLAVMFYYSPRLCAVVACTLPVIVGVSAYYTHKGGPFMIRARKTNAALSGYIAEVLGGAATLQAYLRTGAAAARHEQLGRAKFEQVYAGDRLMNFGWGFLMFMHPMTIALILGFGGVWALRGLVSLGVLTMFIMYVEQLFHPLQMLGMHMATVQKSFAAAQRIFELLDTKAEETDPPAPFVLSEFREAVEFKNVFFRYTDDGPEVLRDLSLSVRRGGRYAIVGETGGGKSTLVNLLLKFYAPRKGSITIDGTDLSRLDRANVRRIIGLVSQNIYLFPGTVMENLKLMDSSVPDSRVRAALRDAGLEEFFARHGLDKEIAEGGSNLSQGERQVLSIARAMVSGPDIIVLDEATSSIDPYTERLIQTAMERLFKNRTAIIIAHRLATIRHADTIAVLSGGRILERGTHSELLAADGLYGKYYRLQFERGGKD
- a CDS encoding efflux RND transporter periplasmic adaptor subunit — protein: MKAIKTNILALLAGVSVLACAGCGNGNGSSLNDLETSVFTVKTGVAERRTLENSIILPGNAKAWQEAVIFPRAAGKLRQNLLSEGDSVKKDQTIALIERDEVGVVHKPMVVPATIDGVIGMIYQDVGTNVSMQTPIASVVNQTKIRMSVNIPERYLGMVFKGQPASIETAAYPGRVFRGRIYKLSPVVDEASLSTVAEILIDNGAGLLKTGMFGHVSLILKRHDDAVAVPLDALVTEEGQKYVFLADKDNRAVKIAVTAGIETRDYIEIVKGIRPGDRIIVFGLYGLQNGSRIKIVS
- a CDS encoding TetR/AcrR family transcriptional regulator; its protein translation is MSSAEENLKPREIREKLLHAAFELIAEKGIDAVSVREIVERVNVSKPVLYYYFKDKEDLCAQLFAEVKIHVDELYAERKASGLSLREIIEGKFRHEIEDMRRTPQISKLIIRTIGNDNRDRLGQLLCDIQNTGRNMMLKILGEAEANGEIRKGSAQTIEFMVHAVSLNLLFMSSHGKMSDIPGDFPERMTQLILNGVQP
- a CDS encoding efflux RND transporter permease subunit, with protein sequence MKLTHLCIKRPVMTVMMILTIVVLGIFSFVRLGIDLYPNVEFPFVLVNTVLAGSGPEEIETSVTKIIEEGANTIEGIDEMNSYSAEGVSTVMIKFDMEKNVDVAAQDVRDKVAGVQRDLPDGFEPPVISKLEMGAIPVLNIAVYGDRGLVDLTEITRKKIKEQLENVGGVGSVDMIGGRQREIHIVVDPVRLSALNISIKDLKEAVQQQNIEIPGGRVEQESRDYTLRTLGRIKSVRQFNDIVIKTVNSSPIRISDVARVEDTGEYMTDAAYFNGQPCVNVEVVKQSGSNTVEVVRRVKDKLAIITPYLPGGVRYSIVADQSVYIKASVSAVEEHLVLGSIFAALAVLLFLGDWRSTIISSLAIPTSIIGTFTILDLLGFTLNNITLLALTIAVGIVIDDAIVMLENIYRHMDEYGKTPLKAALEGADEISFAVITMSASLLVIFIPLAFMSGIVGRFFKSYGLTIAGAIVISTFVALTLTPMLSSLFLKVKHGAKGRLEKFTDHVNDSLARPYIAALEWALANRWKMILLFIGISLSALPMLKGIGKDFAPQEDTSQFIVNINAPEGTSIRKMQKIMRQLEGEIKTMPHILNLLTTIGISNGFQSASSNQASITVELVDVTKRKEGMAQIMSAVRKLFGKYKELRMSVNVAGGFGGNEKQMEFMISGPDLNKLREYADAVAARLRKTPGFVDVDLSVSFAKPEYTVEIDREKAHGLKVKISDIANALRTMVGGEEDITKYKEGEELYEVRIRAEAEMRNSIETISAMAIPTEDKKLVRLDSVATIKPAFGPTQIEHTARLRRVTVESNLEGVPLNRAYDICRAEFALQNAPKEYVAMPRGKGKELQKMLASFVTAFAMAFIFIYLILAAQFESFIYPVSIMSVLPLTIPFAIITLFISREPLSMFSILGIFMLVGIVKKNSILQIDYTNTLRAKGYKRYDAMLSANKTRLRPILMTTLTIIAGMLPTALSKGAGAEVRGSMAWVIIGGQALSLFVTLLMAPVMYSVMDDFQQWLENKFNIKLRRDQLDFECVERECEREAQKIKDELLKKSQHVM